In Carassius gibelio isolate Cgi1373 ecotype wild population from Czech Republic chromosome A10, carGib1.2-hapl.c, whole genome shotgun sequence, the DNA window tgcttttatgttcataatcattaaatgctattaaaataacgtactgagaacaaaaataaacacacataaacacgttcagaattatgtaattattgtttttagtatcttgacactcGCTCACGCAGGGTTTTGAACTCAGATAAGATGGTTGTAGAGCGTCCTCAGGCGaccgttaattttacatcagaataGACTACCTTTTATTAacgaaaaaatttaaattatccaccaaattatcatcatttttgtaagttaacgatgatgccacctcagtaaattagtcaaatattaaactgggttattgcctacataacatattttaatataaataatgttggaaaaacgttaaaacagaaataataaagatgtaaacttcatctctcattcaaactcgctcgcTCCCGCTCTCGCTTCCAGCTCGATGCTACTCcgcattggattgtgggaaatagtgcttcagcatgaaatcagaatgaattgtgggtaaaaagtagTGGACAAATGTAGGGAATGAAGTCGTTCACTCGGAAttcggacagcactacaaaatggctggcaccccatatagtgcactatatagtggatagGGAGCGGTTTCAAACACAGCTCAAGTGTATATATATCCAGCCTTCCTACCTCATGTCCTATGACAGTTTTTCAGCAGCTCAAGTTCCAGCTCCCCCCTAGCTTCAGGACATTGCAGATCATCAGCAAGTTGGGGCCCCGCCCCAAATTCAGCCGCTCCTCCCATTGCACTGGCTCCCTCTTTGCAACCTATCTCTGCAGCTCCTTCAGCTGCCTCACCGCATGCAACAGCACCCAGGGGCGCGACTTTCCAACATCCAATTGTAACAGGTGTTTAaagaatttaacaaataattaattaaattaattgctgTTGGTGCAAATAGGTTTATCAGAAGATTCTAAGAGTCGTAAAGGAGGTAGCGGGTTGTAGTGAGAAACAACAGACAACACAAGTTAGATGCAAGCTGGTATGTAATTAGATTTCCAGTGAGAATTATAATCAGGTTAAATACAATATCAGGCAATGATACAAATCTCAAGCATGAAAATCCCCTCGAGAGTGCACTCTTCTTTTACCCCAGAAAACAGAAAAGTATTGTACAGACTAGTAaatgaaatgacaaaaagaaataaaataaacaaaaatactcaAAGGAATGGtgtcttttttccttttaaaacacCTTTCTCAAAATATATCACATATCAATTTCAATCAACTTATGGCTATGGGTAACCATACACCAATAAGAGTGTTCAATGCTATTCAAAGCATGGATCAGTTTCCTGTCAATCCCTGTATTtgtcaatctaaaaaaaaaagtattcaatagTCTCTAATAGGAATTGTCTTACTTAAAGCAAGACTGGAGAATGAAAGAAAGGATATTGTCCTCTTCTTTATGAATTGTAGTCTTTTCCTCTCTGTAGCAGATTCGGGTGGCTCGCCATCAAACGTGAATTTCACAGGATATCGCAGAAGATCACAATCCAGAACCaaggaaaaaaaatagaagtacaaggaagaagagaaaaaaaaaagaaagggacaAAAAAACCTGGCCTGATCACAGACCAGAGCATTCATTTAGtgatttcaaaaataatttcacaTCAAAGAtcgaaacaatcaaaataaacaattaaacacaCAAATATGTGTTTCAAGACATCATATATTACACTAATTTACCTCTAGAACAATCCTATCTGTATTCCTCACACAGGCGCATGTGACCAATAATGGCGCCGGTGAACTGAAATGGAGGAATAACCACGCGGTTCACTATGACCACACTTATACTCATTTAGAGTGAAATAGTACAATTAAACGATAGAACATATCAatattaatttttcaaaagaaCTTTTAATCCTATATTAATCATTTACCTTCTATATTTAGCGTCTTTTGCTTTCACCCAAGCACGTCTCACAGGCACGCGTCGGCCAGCAATGGCGTTGGTGAACGATGAATACCCACACGATTCACTCTAAGCCTGGAGTGAAATGTGACTCAACATTCACTCGGCTTCTCCATACGCTGCTTGGtattaaatttatcaaattaaaggtTTTCTACTTTTCTTCAATTATACACTTCTAGTTTTGATCGCAGAGATCGACTCGCGTCTTCTCTCCTCTATGCTCAGCTCTCTTCTCGTTACGCAGGCGCgtccaaccacacacacacagcgcgtgATGACGGAGCTCGCTCATTGGTCAATCACCAATCAAATAGTAATAACTTAAAACGTCAACTGTTTGagttaaatcatttttttctttttataatacaTCACTTTTCAACTTTTATTAAGGGACAATCATGTAACTAAAttgtctaaataaaataattaacttcaTTTAATCTGTGTTACATTCTCCCCTCCTAAATTCATGCAAGTCCCTTTGCATGTTCTGCTGGGCTGACTGGTGACCACACCGTGTAAACCATTAGACAGCAAGGGAAGGACATTCAGATTTTCATCTCCACCAAGAGATTGAACAAAAGCCGAATTCAGACCTTGGAACAAAGATTGGACCACATATATTAATGGGTTTCCTGGCTGGAAATAAGTAAGTCGCTctggtttctctctctgtctgacagAACGTCTCGGTAAAGTGTCTATCTCTTCTTCTGATTGTTGTTCTGCTCTTTCAGGAACATCTGAACTTTCGACAACACTGGTTACTTCAACTTCATCAACGGAATTACCCATTACAGCTTCAACTTGGCCCTTATCAGGTAAGTtactttgctcaagggcaccggAAACATAAAGAGGTAAGTGTTCACCAGGTTTTTCGATCGGTAAGGCTTCAATAAGTAAATTATCACTCTGGTCGCCCTGCAGGATAACGCCAGTGGGGGAAGTTTGTTCGGCCGAGTTATCAGCAAAATCAGCATTCAATGTCTCTCCTTCCGTACCGATATCATGAACTGTAGAGAAACGTACGGTCTCTATTTTTGGAGTATGACTGTACTCGCAATATGAAGTTCCTTCTTCGGAATCAGAAAGGGAAACGTCATCAATTAACAGAACTTTAGGATTCTGTCGCGTTCGAGGTTTTGAGATGGATTCGTGTAAAGTGGGTGGTTCAACTTCGGAAGATGGTAAAAACCCACACGGGAGCAACAGATCTCTGTGAAGAGTACGCAGAGGACCGTCCTTTCTCTCTGGACGAACAGTGTAAACTGGCAATTCAGCTGCCTGACTCACCACAACATACACCTCAGACTCCCACTTGTCTGCTAACTTGTGCTTCCCGCGTAACCTAACGTTCCTCACCAATACTCGGTCACCAATCTCCAAAGAGCAATGAGTTACGGATTTGTCAAACCTAGCTTTGTTTCTTTCTGCACTTTTTGACATACCACGTGACGCGAGCAAATAACTTTCTTTCAGATTGGTTTTTAGATGATTTACATACTCTGAATGAGACTGTCGCGGACCATCTTGATACGGCAACCCAAAAGCAAGGTCAACGGGTAACCTGGGTTGACGCCCAAACATCAATTCGTAGGGAGTAAACCCAGTGACCTCATGTTTCGTGCAATTGTACGCATGAGCTAAGGGTTTTACAAAATCCTTCCAACGAACCTTGTCTTTTTCTTCTAAGGTACCCAACATACTGAGCAATGTCCTATTAAAACGTTCGACAGGATTTCCCCTGGGATGATAAGGGGTTGTTCGGGTTTTCATAATACCTGCCATTTCACAAAGCTCCTTGATGGTGCGTGATTCAAAATCTGGGCCCTGGTCGCTATGCAGACGCTCGGGGAACCCATAGTGCACAACAAAATTCTCCCAAAGACATTTTGCTACTGTTCTTGCCTTTTGGTTGGGTGTGGGGACGGCCACAGCATATTTGGTAAAGAAGTCAGTGATTACCAAAATGTCTCTCGTGTTACTTTTGTCTGGCTCTAATGAGAGAAAATCCATACAGACTAACTCTAAAGGTCTTGTGGCTTGGATATTAACTAACGGTGCAGCTTTTTGAGGCAATGATTTCCTCCTCACACAACGACTGCATGTCCTGATCTTTTGTTCTACCTCCGCAGCCATCTTCGGCCAATAGAACCGAGACCTTACCAAATCTAGAGTTCTCTCCACCCCCATATGACCCATACTGTCATGCAAACTGGTCAATACAGAGGCCCTCAGTTTCTCAGGTAGCACCAGTTGGTAAGTAATGAATTCCTCTACCTGTCGTTTCCGGTAAAGCACCCCACCTTTTAACTCAAGACGGTTCCACTCTCTTAGAAAAAAAGGAAGATCTGGGAGTTCCTTCCTGACTGTTGGTGGAGGCTTTTCCCCGGACTCTAAGAAAGATACTACTTCCCGAATGACTGGATCTGCCCTTTGCTCATCACAGAGGTTCCCTGACAGATAAGATACAACAGGTAACCCCTCAAAATCACCTTCTTGTTCATAACTATCAGGTACAGCATCAGGGTAAAGTGCAAGAGATTCAACAAACGCAACACCACACCCAACGTCTGTTGGCTGTCTGACCAGATGCTTCTCACATATAGCCTGAACTACATCAGTTGCGGTGTAACAAGAATCTGCAGCTTCCGTGAGATGATTCTGCATAAACTGCTGAATTCGTTCATACTCTTTCTGAGATACCGGATTTTCGGGCAACTGTTCCTGCGGTCGCCTTGACAAACCATCAGCATCAGCATTTAGCTTGCCTGCTCTGTACTGTAACTTAAATGAAAAAGTGGAAAGGGCAGCAAGCCACCGGTAGCTAGTCGCATCTAGTCTCGCCGTGGTTAAAACATAAGTTAGAGGGTTGCTGTCTGTAATGACGGTAAACTGGCTACCATACAAATAGTCTCTAAACTTTTCAGTTACTGCCCATTTAAGGGCAAGAAACTCAAGCTTGTGCGCAGGGTAATTGGACTCACTGCGGGACAACCCTCTACTTGCATATGCAATGACTCGCATCCTCCCTTCCTGTTCCTGATACAGGGCTGCTCCTAAACCCTTGGTGCTGGCATCTGTATGCAGGAAGTAGGCAAGTTTAGGGTTAGCAAAGCCCAACACTGGCGCAGTAGTTAGCTTTTCAATAACAGACCGAAACGCTTCCTCACAAAGTGGTGTCCAACGGTCTCCGAACGACTCTTTTGGGTTATGGTATGGACCCTTACTCTCACTTTGTTTACCACTTTTCCTAGTCGGCGGATACCCTACAGTCAAGTCGGTAAGTGGTTTCACGACCCTAGAGTAATCCTTAATAAATCGGCGGTAATACCCCGAAAAGCCCAAAAATGACCTTAACTCTCTAAGGTTTGTGGGACTCGGCCAGGTTTTTAAGGTTTGCACTTTCTCTGGATCGGTCTCTACTC includes these proteins:
- the LOC128020658 gene encoding uncharacterized protein LOC128020658, whose protein sequence is MSKSAERNKARFDKSVTHCSLEIGDRVLVRNVRLRGKHKLADKWESEVYVVVSQAAELPVYTVRPERKDGPLRTLHRDLLLPCGFLPSSEVEPPTLHESISKPRTRQNPKVLLIDDVSLSDSEEGTSYCEYSHTPKIETVRFSTVHDIGTEGETLNADFADNSAEQTSPTGVILQGDQSDNLLIEALPIEKPGEHLPLYVSGALEQSNLPDKGQVEAVMGNSVDEVEVTSVVESSDVPERAEQQSEEEIDTLPRRSVRQREKPERLTYFQPGNPLIYVVQSLFQGLNSAFVQSLGGDENLNVLPLLSNGLHGVVTSQPSRTCKGTCMNLGGENVTQIK